Within the Musa acuminata AAA Group cultivar baxijiao chromosome BXJ2-9, Cavendish_Baxijiao_AAA, whole genome shotgun sequence genome, the region AGACCGGAAATCAATTAGAAGATCCGTAAAGAGAAATGGAATGCATTCTTAGAACCCTAAACTATATGTACGTTTCTGCGATCGATTGACAAGGGGTGTGAAGAAATAGAAGACCTGGCGAGGAGGGTGAGGATGAGGAAGGGCTTCTTGGCGATGACGGAGACGAAGAGGGAGAGCGCGGGGCCGAGCGATATCAGCACGTACCCCAACCCCGCCGCCACCGTCATCGGATCCGACCTTTGCCGCCGCTCCCCACCACCGCTACCACCTGGCAGCCGTCCGCCTCCTCGATCCCGGCGTTATCAGCCTCCGCTTCCTCCTCTATCCCTTGCTCTGTCTCGCTCGCTCGATCGAATGCGCAAAGCCGAGAGAAGGGGGAAGACTTTTAGTTGAACGCGCGATCTTTTTATTATATCTATTttggggatatatatatatatatatactactactactactactactactattattgTTCCTCACCAAATACTATAAATTAACTATTATgttaatttttaatctatattGATGATAtagctaatattttttattaattgaaaCTCAACATTTATCACCAGCATGAATCCGAGTTCCCAATTTGAGTAATCTAAAAAAattagatatattttttatatatttataaatttctttAGTTTAAATAAACTAATGCTAATGGTGGTTAAAAATGATTAACTTGAATTTTGTGAAAGATCTTAACATTTGGAGAGACATGTAATATATTAAAATGTATATGCAACTTATTAatgtaaaataaaatcataaaaaaaggaaCAACAATTTTCATGTAGAATAATAATTGTCTGAAAAgtagtatattttattttagttGACTTTGTTTCTTCTCTATTTTAGCGTCCGGAAAGCAGTAATAATAATTGCATATTACTTATTTGTTGAAAGTTtgaactaaataaaaaaattagaaatcagatTAGTTAAGTTTATGTTTCTGCCATCAAACCATAAGAAGATTTTATTGAAAGGTGTCAATTAAATTGATAGTTCTGAGTACAAATTCCATCTTAGGAATTTATTCTTTGAAAAAGAAATACTGatatactaaaaaaatatttaaatacttttgatttaattaaaaatattaaagatcGAAAGAAAGGTCAAGTAGTTGGCCTTACATATTGTCCTGATCAATGATCCAAGAACAATCTCTTTGGATATTATCACTGCAGATCAGCAGACAAAGGCAGAAGAATAGTCTCACTTTCCAGTAACGAGACAAATTGAGAAAGCAAAAGAGGAAGCTGCAATTCTTGCAAAAGAAGCATTTTATGAACATTAATGTAGTCACATTTAGAATATGACATCTTCATGTACAGATACTAACAGTATGTTTGTAAGCAAGATTGCTGCATTTTAACATGAGAACCAAATTAGTACATTGCCTACAGAAGAGTGAACAAGCTTCTACAACTGCAACTAGTATCAGAACGAAGAACCAGAAGAACCAGAAGAACCAAAATGTCCAGATGCTTAAATGGGAGGGTTGAGGTCTTCTATTTCTGTGATCTTTTAGCCTTTGAGTTCGGGCTCGCCGATTCCTTGAAAGCAGACGGGCAGAGTTGGTTTATGCCACAGCTGCCGCACTGGGGCCTGAGGGGAGTGCACACTGTCTGTCCGAATCCAACCTGATCGAAGACACATTGGAGAATCCACAAATCAGTACAACTAGAGGTCAAAGAAAAGAGAAAGCCTTATTGTTACAGCCACATGCATTTCATAAACAAAACATAAGTTACAGAAAACTGCTACCTCAATAATTAACTGCACATAAATTGAAAGTTCCTCTTAGGTACAAAGTAATAAAAAAGAGGCCAAGATCTTAATGAAAAATGGATTCTACTCGGCCATGGTTAGCTATCTTCAGTTACCACTTGAGCCACAGCTGGTAAGCATGCATGGAAGCACTTTGCACATACCACAAATGCCAAAATGTATACTTGCAAGTCAGTGATCCTAGGTGGATACATGCATCCAGGCTGTTTGGGTTATCAGTACAGGACAGTATTTTTCTAGACATATATGGCCATTCTCATATTTAGAGGAAACCCAATCGAAATATAATCTACTTGTTATAATATTTAGAGTAGTTACAATAAATCATTTACTAAATAAAATCTACTTGTTGCTACAGAAAACCTTCTCATATTTAGAGGAAAGCCAATCAAAACATATCGTGCCAGTTGAGGTAGAATGCCTCTAAAATAAAGGGAAAACAAAAAATTGAAAGTGATTATTTACAGTAGCCATATTTAGAAAGGAGCAACAATAAAGGTATTAATAAACCAGTGCTAAAAATGTTGTCAAAATCAGTAAATCTTAGATGACAAAGCCAATAAGCAACGGTTAGACCATATTGGCAACATAACTCTCCCAACCCTGTTCGTCATACTTCAGTGTGATTAGGTTTCCTCTCTTAATTTGTGTAAGATCAAAATTATCAATGTGGTAGAAAGCTTGCCAGACAAGGTGGCAGCAAATATGAAATTAAAATTGTTGCAAAAATAGTTTAGTATGAGAAATCGATTTGATTAAAATTCATCAAATATTGGCCTTTTCAGCTCTATGCTTAGGCAAAGGAAAGATTGCCATTTTCAGAAAGCAACACGTAGATAGAAATTGTGATAATAAATTTCATGAAGGAAACTATAAGCGTTTAGCTAAGAAAGAAAAGGCAGAAGATCATCTTAATCAGATTAAGCAAGCATGGCCTTTAGGGGGCACATTTTAATTTCATCCTTCTTCAGTACTGCAGTTTGCTACAGACTTCAGACTTTCAGCCCCTCGTTTGCTCTCCTTGTAGGTAATCAGGTAAATGTATCTTAACTTTGCCCTTGAATCAAAGTTTGAAGATTTCTTCTGATGTAGAACCTACTCTATTTCTCAATCTTTGAACGAGCAAGAGGGCTTTGAACTATGGGTATCTAAAAGCATCCAAATTGAATATCAATCCCAAAAAAACACACATAGAAATAACTAGCAACACCGTAGAACACATAAACAATACATGGTTCAGCAtccatcttacatgttgataaaaatatatagcAAAGTCATATAACTTCTGTTCATGTTACAATAGATAGAGTAACACATTAAATAGAAAGAATTTATGAACTATATTCATCATACCAGTAGGGGATTGATTGGATCCCATAAATCCTTTGGTAGCCATGTCTCCAAAGAtactcttgtttcttctggagtcGAGGTTTTCTAGTGAACAACAATGTAGGTATATGTCTTAGCTTTCTAGATTAATTCTGAAAAGGGACGAGATTACATATCATTTCAAATGCAGTAAAATTACCTGTCTTGTGCCAGGACGTGAAACCCATCCTAGTCGGTTACAAATTCGATGGACATGAGTATCAACACATATCCCTTGAACATTATTCCATCCGACATTCATAACCTATTTATTCAAAGCAAAAATAAGAGAATATAAAGCAATAGTCTCGACTTTGAAAGTAAGAATGAACTgtaccaagtgggccattttaggGCCTACTCCAGGAAGTGCAAGCAATTCATTTAAAGAATTTGGGATATCTCCTTGATACTTTTCAAGACAAATTTCAGCAACTTTTTTCAGGTAATGGGCTTTCCGTGAATAAAATCCAACCTAAATGAAAAGACAGAATATCACTCCATTACTTTCTCTCAAGTAAGAATAAGATAAATCAGCAAGCAGGATGAGAATAAAAATGATGTAAGAATGTCACTCCATGTCTTTTAAAAAATACTAGTAAGTTTCTCATAACGAATAAAAATGATGTAAGAATGTCATTGATGAAAGAGAACTGTTTCTAGCCATGACCAAGTAACTTAGacgaaaaaaggaaaagaagatctCAAATGGACATTCATAATGTTTATCTAATAGCAGCTGATCGGAGTTGAACAAGAGAAATGGCCTGAACAGAAACTTAGTCAGAATATGTTAAAGATATACTGGATAAATCACGCCTGCAATAGTAGCTTCATCACTTTTGACAATAGCATCTGCATCCAGTAAACCCTTATCCGAAAGACGCTTTATGGCACCTGAACTCCTAGTTCAATTACCAAGTAAAACAGACATCATATTCTGTGAAAATGCATCAAATTGAAGAACATAAGTATGTTCCTGGATTTTCTAAGTTGACTCCAATAGTGGATCCAGATGAAGAAGAGATGACAAGAACTTACCATTTGTGACTGCATCTTTAGTTTGGCTCGACAGAAGGGAAGACACCAAAACTGCAAATCTTCGTTCCTGATTACAGGTCAAAAGAGCTTAAGTTGTCCAACATAATCGAACCTATTTGATGACTTTAAATGAGTATATGACCACAGAAAAACAATAGACAATAAGACGAAATCTTATCTTTATTTTGGATACACGGCATTTAATCCAGATGTAAGtacaagaaattaaaaaaaaaatcttaacacCAAATTATATGGGTTGGGTACACGAATCCTTTTGACCCATTTATTTAAGACTGGTTAATGTTCTTACTTGATTTTTCCTACAGCATCTTTTAAACCTATGCAAAgactacaaaaaaaaagaaactcgGAAGAATATCAAGgataaaaaaggaacaaaaaaggATGGTAACAGAGAAGGGACACCACTGCATTTTTGTTAAAATTCACTAAAAAATGGGAGGTATGACATATTTCCCTTCATCTTTTAAGCATTTAAATCTTCATTATAGTTTCTAATAAAGTTTTCTTAAATCTTTCTTTGTCTCTCCTTAGACCACTAATACCAATTGTGTTTCATCTAACTATAGTATCTACATATATCCCTAGTACATAtccatatcatcttaaataattcTAACTCATTTTATTCTCTATCAAGGCTATACTAGTTCAcaaatgaaaatatttcttttttttatcttttctagtATCTCCACACATCCACCTTAATATTCTTATATCAATAACACAaactttttatataattatttcctAACCATCCAGCATCTCAATTCCATAAAACATACCCAGAAAGTACACAAAACTCCAAACATCCCTCTCCATTTTGGCCATATAGTCTATATTCTATGTTCAATATCTCCGTTAATCTCTTCATCTAGTCAAATAATGGACTCAAGGTATATAAAAGTTTTACTTATTACATCTTATATTCAGTCTTAGTCATGCTTAATTTAAAACACTTAGTCACAAGGCCTATATCTATAACTCAAGATTACAACCACTATAGGTGGATGCATCCATCATAGTTTTTCTCATAGAGACCTCACTAAAAGCATGGATGAGATGCAAGTGATGATAAAGGCAAGCTTTTCATTCAGAAAAGCTCCAtgacaaaatcatttttttgataACACAAGACATTCACATTTCTACTTAAAATGTTAAAACTGAATAAGACTACAAAAAGAGAATTAAAGATAAGAGAGAGGTAGCAAGAAAGGGTGCAAGagggagaaggggagagaagcaAAGATATAACACAGCAGAGGTGCAAAATTTAGTGATGAATAATGTAAAATAGATtgactaaaaatattttttaccatGAAGGGTAAATAAAGACCAGCTGATACAATAAGTTCCatttttcaaattaaaaagaGTGAAGAGTTTTACCAGTAAACTCTAAGACAAGTTTAGATACCTTAGGTGGTAAAGAAAGCCCTGCCTTTTCACATCCCATAGTGTCTACAGGAGCATCCTCAGCCAACCTCATCTTCCTAATCCCATCAAAGACAGCTT harbors:
- the LOC135622344 gene encoding endonuclease III homolog 1, chloroplastic-like isoform X2; this encodes MPRSLVAQALSARISLLPLSSHAKTLRMSVTRRSSRSLSSEAESPSSECDPNLDFQHLEPEKGCDVSDGEKRFYGRKKRAKRIIEVDGETAKEESADKKVSGPIDIEDFAYHKINLSATSTNLPANWEAVFDGIRKMRLAEDAPVDTMGCEKAGLSLPPKERRFAVLVSSLLSSQTKDAVTNGAIKRLSDKGLLDADAIVKSDEATIAGVIYPVGFYSRKAHYLKKVAEICLEKYQGDIPNSLNELLALPGVGPKMAHLVMNVGWNNVQGICVDTHVHRICNRLGWVSRPGTRQKTSTPEETRVSLETWLPKDLWDPINPLLVGFGQTVCTPLRPQCGSCGINQLCPSAFKESASPNSKAKRSQK
- the LOC135622344 gene encoding endonuclease III homolog 1, chloroplastic-like isoform X1, whose protein sequence is MPRSLVAQALSARISLLPLSSHAKTLRMSVTRRSSRSLSSEAESPSSECDPNLDFQHLEPEKGCDVSDGEKRFYGRKKRAKRIIEVDGETAKEESADKKVSGPIDIEDFAYHKINLSATSNGINISASFPTHKTKSTHLSIKSKANLPANWEAVFDGIRKMRLAEDAPVDTMGCEKAGLSLPPKERRFAVLVSSLLSSQTKDAVTNGAIKRLSDKGLLDADAIVKSDEATIAGVIYPVGFYSRKAHYLKKVAEICLEKYQGDIPNSLNELLALPGVGPKMAHLVMNVGWNNVQGICVDTHVHRICNRLGWVSRPGTRQKTSTPEETRVSLETWLPKDLWDPINPLLVGFGQTVCTPLRPQCGSCGINQLCPSAFKESASPNSKAKRSQK